The sequence below is a genomic window from Tenacibaculum tangerinum.
TCTCCTGGAATGTTACTTTTATTACGCCCGATGGTAGACGATAACATAATGTTATCGGTTGCTCCTACACATAATAAATCGTCGATATTCATAATTAAGGCATCTTGCGCAATCCCTTTCCATACCGAGAGGTCGCCTGTTTCTTTCCAGTACATGTAGGCTAAAGACGATTTTGTTCCTGCCCCATCAGCATGCATAATTAAACAGTAATCCTCATCGTTCGTTAGGTAATCGGGAACAATTTTACAGAAAGCTTTTGGAAATAATCCTTTGTCAATATTCTTAATGGCGTTGTGCACATCTTCTTTAGATGCCGATACTCCACGTTGCGCGTAGCGTTTAGATACCTCGTTACTCATGTGTTGCGTTGTTGTTGCTGCGAAATTACTTTAAAAACAGTAAACTATCAAAGTAATTATTGTTTTTTACTGCGTCTTTCATACAAAACGGTATCTCTCCAAACACCATCTAACTGCGCTATTTTTTCTCGATATCCTATCTTTCGAAAACCGTATTTGAGATGCAATCGAACACTTGCTTCATTTTCGGGAAATAAGCTTGAATACAAAGTCCAAATACCCTGTGCTTCGGAAGATGCAATGAGCGCTTCCATTAATAAACTTCCTACTCCTTTCCCTGCGATTCCTAGCTTAACATATACACTTACTTCTGCCACGCCGTTATACTCAAATCTTGTTGATACTGGAGCTAGGGCGCACCAACCTACTACCTTACCTGCTTCTAAAGCAATAAACCGAGAGTGCTGATGATGTGACTCGTTCCATGCTTCCCAAATAGGAACTTGAGTTCTGAAGGTAGCGTTTTTAGTTTCAATTCCTTCCTGAAATATAGTAGCTACTTCTTGCCAATGGTTTTGCGTGAGTTTGGCTATATGTATCATGTTATGTTCTTCATAATTGTTTCTGAAAACAAATACTTGATGAAACTTCTTTATAAGGTGCATAGTTTGGAATTACAACATACCCGTTTTTTTGATACAGGTTCACGGCAGACTTCATCGTTTTACTTGTTTCTAAAATAATGGTATCAAACCCTTCTTGCTTTACCCATTCTTCTAATTCTTTTAAAAGAAGTGTTGCGACGTTTTTTCCTCTACTTGTGGGTTTTACATACATTCGCTTAACCTCTACCGTTTTGTTGGCAACTACTTTAAACGCTCCGCAAGCTACAGGCGTTGCTCCTAAATATCCTACCATCACATACGGCAAGACATCTATTGTATTAAACTGCCTGAAAAAGTCATCTTTACTCCCATTTACTTCCGAGAGATACGCATCTAGTTCTTGTACCAAACTAACAAAATTCTCGTCTTTAGAATTTGTTTTCTCAAATTTCAATTCGGTGTTCATTGACTATCGTGTAAACAATAATTCTCTGTACTTCGTTAACGTCCATAGATTATCATCTACCATCAACTCTAACTTATCACAATGATAACGAATTTCATCAAAATAAGGTTTTACTTTGTTACAGTAAGCATCGGCATTTTTTTGTCCTACTAGTTTATTGGCTTTTTTGCGTTCTTCAATCATCTCTTCTACTTTAGAATTAATTTCAACAATATGATTGGATATTTTCTGAATTAAATAGATTTGTTCGTTGGCGTACTTCTCAAAATTATTTCCAAAAATTTCTTTTAACCCCCTTACATTTTCTATCAACGTATTTTGGTATTGAATAGCAATGGGTATGACATGGTTTCTTGCAATATCGCCCAAGACTCTACTTTCAATTTGTATTTTTTTAGAATATTCTTCTAATTTAATTTCATGACGGGCTTCTACCTCTACCTTATTCATCACACCCATTTCTTCGAAAAGGGCTATCGCTTTTTTAGATATTTTAGCTTTTAATGCTTCAGGAGTTGTTTTGTTATTTGACAATCCTCTTTTCTTTGCTTCTTTTTCCCAAGCTTCACCATATCCATCTCCTTCAAATCGAATGTTTTTTGATGATTTTATATATTCTCTCAATACATTAAAAATAGCCTCATCTTTTTTAAATTTTTTGGTGTCAATTAATTCATCTACTTCTTTTTTAAACTCATTTAATTGTTTGGCTATAATGGTATTCAATACGGTCATAGGTCCTGCACAGTTAGACCATGAGCCTACTGCACGTAACTCAAACTTATTTCCTGTAAATGCAAAAGGTGAAGTTCTGTTTCTATCTGTATTGTCTAATAGGATTTCAGGAATCTTCCCTACAATATTTAATTTTAGATCTGTTTTTTCTTCTGGCGATAATTTTCCTTTGGTTACGTTTTCCAATTCATCTAATACCGATGATAATTGCGTTCCTATAAAAACCGATATAATGGCTGGTGGTGCTTCGTTAGCTCCTAAACGATGATCGTTACTTGCACTTGCTATCGATGCTCTAATTAATTCTTCGTAATCGTGAACTGCCTTGATGGTGTTCACAAAAAAGGTTAAGAATTGTAAATTTTTCATCGGAGTTTTACCCGGGCTCAATAAATTAACTCCTGTATCGGTAGACAAACTCCAGTTATTATGCTTTCCTGAACCATTAATTCCTGCAAATGGTTTTTCATGAAACAACACTTTAAATTGATGTCGCTGTGATACTTTTTCCATCACATCCATTAATAATGAATTATGATCTACCGCTAAGTTCGCTTCTTCAAAAATAGGTGCTAACTCAAACTGATTCGGTGCTACTTCATTATGGCGTGTTTTAACGGGTACGCCTAACAACATACATTCGTGCTCTAAATCGCGCATAAAACTCAACGCTCTAGCAGGTATCGAACCAAAATAATGATCGTCTAACTGCTGCCCTTTTGCTGGCGCATGTCCTAACAAGGTTCTTCCCGTCATCATAATATCAGGACGCGCGGCTGCCAACGCTGTATCTATTAAAAAATATTCTTGCTCCCAACCTAGGGTTGCATTTACTTTACTTACGTTCTTATCAAAATATTTACAAACTGCTGTAGCTGCGGTATCGACTGCTTGCAAAGCTCTTAACAATGGTGCTTTGTTGTCTAACGCTTCGCCCGTATAGGCTACAAAAACGGTTGGAATACATAGGGTAGTACCATAAATAAAGGCTGGTGATGTTGGATCCCATGCAGTATATCCGCGTGCTTCAAACGTGTTTCTAATTCCTCCATTAGGAAAACTAGACGCATCTGGCTCTTGTTGTACCAATTGACTTCCATCAAACTTTTCCATAGCTCCTCCTCCGTCTATGGTTTCAAAAAAAGCATCGTGCTTTTCGGCAGTTGCTCCGGTTAAGGGTTGAAACCAGTGTGTGTAGTGTGTGGCTCCTTTAGACAATGCCCAATCTTTCATACTTAAGGCAATCTGGTCAGCCGTTTTTCTATCAATCTTCGCTCCAAACTCAATTGCATCTATTACACTTCGATACGCTTCTTTAGTCATGTACTGACGCATGGCTTGTTCGTTAAACACATTTTTACCAAACAATTCTGAACGACGATCGTTCTCTTCTATTTGTATTGGCTTTCTATTTAAAACCTCTTGTAATGCATTAAATCTTAAAATTGACATATTAATAGGGTATTAGATTTTATTTTCAAAAATACACTTTTTAAGCAAACACCCCCTAAAAAACAGGGGTCAAAATGATTAAAAGTTATTTTATTTTAAAAACACCCTTTATTTTTTTTGCTTTTAATAGAAAAAATACTCATTTTTGCCTCGTGTTTAATTCCTTAACAATATAAAAAACAAAAATCATGAGTAAATCAAAATTAGAATACATTTGGTTAGATGGTCATGAACCAACGCAAAATATGCGTAGTAAAACCAAGATTGAAGATGACTTTAGCGGGAAATTAGAAGATTGTCCTATTTGGTCTTTCGACGGAAGCTCAACAGAACAAGCTTCAGGAGGTGCTTCTGATTGCTTATTAAAGCCTGTTGCTATTTATCCAGACCCTACTAGAAAAAATGGATACTTAGTAATGTCTGAAGTTTTAAATGCTGATGGTACGCCACATGCTTCGAACGCTCGTGCAAAAATTGATGATGATGACAATGATTTTTGGTTTGGTTTTGAGCAAGAATACTTTTTAATGGATACTAAAACTGATCTTCCTTTAGGATTCCCTCGTGGTGGATTCCCTGGACCACAAGGAAAATACTACTGTTCTGTAGGTGGACGTTATACATGGGGAAGAGATTTCGTTGAAGAACATGCCGATTTATGTATACAAGCTGGTTTAAACTTTGAAGGAATTAACCAAGAAGTAGCTCCAGGACAATGGGAATTTCAATTGTTTGCGAAAGGTGCTAAAAAAGCAGGAGACGAAATTTGGGTTGCTCGCTATTTATTAGACCGTTTAACTGAAAAATACGGATATTATATCGAATACCACCCAAAACCTGTAAAAGGTGACTGGAATGGTTCGGGTATGCATGCCAACTTCTCTAACAATACGTTAAGGACTTGTGGCTCAAAAGAAACATACGAGAAAATTTGTGAAGCATTCAGACCTGTTACTGAAGAGCATATCAATGTTTATGGTGCTTACAACGATGAGCGTTTAACTGGTTTACACGAAACTGCCCATGTATCTGACTTTAGTTACGGAGTTTCTGATAGAGGTGCTTCAATCCGTATTCCAATTATTACGGTAGAAAAAGGCTGGAAAGGTTGGTTAGAAGACAGAAGACCTGCTTCAAATGCTGATCCTTATAAAGTGGCTGGAAGAATTATTGAAACTGTAAAAAGTGCTAAGGTATAATTAACAAAAAGCATACTACATTAAATAACAAAGCCGCAAATTGCGGCTTTTTTTATTTTAAATCTCTTTGGTTCTAACGTGCTTTGACTCTTTCTGCTTCCATTTATCGGATGCCGAGAGGAAATCACAAACTTTATCTTAAAAGTTACGAAATAGTTAGGTATATAAAAGTTGCGTAGGTACCCAGCAAAATAATTCCATCTCTCCACCCCAATCGCATTCCTTTCGGAAAGAACACCAAGGGTAAAATGGCAAACGAAATTCCTAACATCCAATAAATATCGTTATCTATTAAACTATAGGCGTCGGGTTTTACCTCAACAGGAGTAATCATTGCAGTAATTCCTAAAACTGCCAAAATATTAAATACGTTAGAACCTACAAGATTTCCTATTGAAATGGCTTTTTCTTTGTTCATAACAGCAATAACCGATGCGGCTAATTCAGGAATACTGGTTCCTACAGATACTACCGTTACTCCGATTATGGCATCGCTTACCCCCAGATTTTTCGCCAAAGTAACCGAACCGTTGACCAACAATTCTGAGCCTCCCCATAAACCAACGCCACCTATGGCTAAAAACAAGGCTATTTTATATAAAGGGAGTTCCTCATCGTCTTCGGGCATTTCGTCGACAACGGCCTGCTTTTGAAAACGCAATAAATAAATTAAAAAGACAATTAATGTCGTAAACATAATAGCCCCTTCGTAAAACTGAATGGTTTTATCGTTCACTATAAAAAAGTACAGCATTACAGAAGCAATCATCATTACGGGCCAATCGGTTTTATAGAAACTTTTTTCTACATCTATTGCCGATAGTACGACTGTTATTCCCAAAACCAACCCTAAGTTTGCGATATTCGAACCGATTACATTTCCTACTGCCAAGCCTGTTGCGCCATCTAAGGCAGATTTTATACTTACAATCAATTCTGGAGCTGATGTTGCAAACGACACCACCGTCATACCAATGACTATTTTTGGTATCTGTAATTTTAGCGACAATCCTACTGCTGCTTTTAGCAACCAGTTTCCTCCTAATACTAATAATGTTAGTCCAATTACAATATATAAAATACTCATAAAATATTTTTAGGCGAAGATACTCTTTTGTAACGAAGTTTTGAAACCTAAAAATGGGTAATGTACTTACTTTTAAAATCGCTGCTTTTTTAGCTCAACCAATTTCTTGAAAAATCAAAAAGCCAAAATCAGCACTTAAAAAAGATGACTTTTCCTTTAGTTTGAAATCTCTATCAAAAAACGCCCTTTGTAAAACTACAATTTATGCATATATCGATTCATTATAGTTTTAATTATAAACAAGTATTAAGGAATATATGTTTTAAAATATAACTAAAATAATTTTATAAGCTTCAATTTTATATACAAATAGATTAAATCGTATTCAAAAATTTGGCAGGAATATTTTCTTTCTTCTATATTGAAAAAACAATTCTAGAATTCACCATTATTTACTAATTAAAAACATTAAAAACGAATGATTATACTTATTTTAAAACTAACCACTATCGCACTAAAAATTGCAATCACCATTTTACAAACTATTTATTAATCAACAATTCAAAATCTTGCTATCATGCTACTATGTATCGGAATGGTATACATCATTATTGGGTAATTTTTATGTTCTAAAATCAATTATCAACAATAAAACACTTAACTGGTTTGCTATTTAAGAACAGGTTGAGTGAGATTACCAAACAGCGATTTGCGTAACAGAAGAAGTTAAAGACAGAGTTACCTTCGACTTTATAGGGGGAAATAAAACGGAACAGTGGGAATTTGCTAGAATCGTTTATTGGCACTGAACTTGCCAAGAAAATGAGGGAAAAGAAAAAAGAAAAAGAGAATCTACAAACTTATCAGAAAGTAGGGAGGTCTTACTTTCTGATTTACGATATTTTTCGTTATTTTTGAGATAGAATCAACTATTAATGAAAAAAAGTTTTTTTAGGTTTTTAGCCAAACTAAACAAGGCGCTACTACCTTCCTTTACTAAAAAGGAGTTGGATATATCGAAAGCATCAAAATTTCAATTAGCTATTATTGGATGGCGTGCTTATGTTACTATAAATTCGTTGGATTAAAATGTATTATTATGAACAAGCATATTAAAGTTTTCTCGGGATCTCAAATATTTGTAAATCGATTGAATCAGCTACTGGATCAAATTGATATTCCGTATTTGGTAAAAGATAATAAAGAAGCAGGAAGATTGGCTGGTTTTGGAACTTTGGGGAATTCGGTAGACGTATTTATCTACGAATCAGACCTTGAAAAGGCACAACCTACTATTGCCAATTTTAAGCAGGAAATTGCAGCAGACCAATAAATTTAAAAAGCATAAAAAAATATTTTTTTATGCTTTACTTTTTAAAAAACATTCTTATATTTGCACCCGCAAAACGGCCTCGTAGCATAACTGAATAGTGCACTTGATTACGGCTCAAGAGGTTGCAGGTTTGAATCCTGCCGAGGTCACAAAAAAACCAGTAATTCTATAATTGAATTACTGGTTTTTATCTTTTGTAAAGATTATGACAAAAAAAAGTGTAACAAGATTTTATATGTGACACTTTTTTTAGCATTAGTGATTCGAATTTTCGTCTGCTTTTACCTCACAAGCTCATTTCCATAGTATAGTCGTATTGGCAATAGCTTGGTAATTCTTCACGACCTGCAACTTTATTAGCATCGTAAACCGAGACTACAACTGCATTGTGAATAGCATCTATATTAACGTGAGTTCGGGATAAAAAAGTTTTTTAATTACACGAAAAAAAGCGAAAAATTTAGTAAATTAAAGTACTGATTTTTAATTGTATAACTAAATTTTTCACTATGATTTCTGATTTTAAAATTACTGAATTTTTCTGTTTAATTGATGATTTTTGTACCGAAATTAATCAAGTTATTGATAAAAATGCTTTAGAAACCTGTTCAAAGATAGTTAGACGAAGAAAGCCTAAACTCACCCAAAGTGAAATAATCACAATTATGGTGCTTTTCCATTTTAGTGGTTTTAGGTGTTTTAAACACTTTTATATCGAATATGTTAGCAAACACTTGTCAAAAGAATTTCCAGATTTAGTTTCCTATAACCGATTTGTTGAATTGAAAAAGCGTTGTTCAGTGCCTATGATACTGTTTCTTCAAATGCACTGTTTAGGTCAATGTACAGGGATCTCCTTTTTAGATTCTACCACTATTAAAGTATGTCATTATAAAAGAGAAAAGCAGAACAAAGTTTTTAAAAACACCGCAAAAAAAGGGAAAGGAACCATGGGGTGGTTCTTTGGTTTTAAACTTCATATTATTATCAATGAAAAGGGCGATATCGTTGACTTTTTAATTACGCAAGGTAATATAGATGACAGACAACCACTTAAAGATAAAGCCTTTCATAATCATGTGTTCGGAAAAATATTTGCCGACAGAGGGTATGTAGGTAAAGAACTGTTTGAACAGCTTTTTGTAGATGGAATACATTTGGTTACAAAAATTAGAAAGAATATGAAAAATACTCTTATGCATATCTATGATAAAATTATGCTTAGAAAAAGGGCTGTTATTGAAAGTGTGAATGATATTTTGAAAAACGTATGTCAAATAGAGCACACAAGACACAGAAGCTTCGATAATTTTATCTTAAATTTAGTCGCAGGGTTAATCGCTTATTCGTTTTATCCAACTAAACCTAATATCAATATCGATAACTTACAAAGAATAGGATAAACTATCCCGAACTCACGTTGAAATATTATTACAAGATTCGTCGTGAAGGTCTAAAATGGAACAGAAAACGTGTTTTACGAGTGTATCGTGAAATGAAACTTAGTTTGAGGCGTAAATATAAAAAACGCTTGGTTGCTCGTATAAAACAACCCTTAGAAGTACCTAATGTATTAAATGAGTGTTGGAGTATGGATTTCATGAGTGATGCGTTTACTGATGGAAGGAAAGTGCGTATTTTTAACGTGATCGATGACTGTAACAGAGAAGCAATAGCCATTAACGCTGGACTTTCTTATCCAGCAAGAGCGGTTGTAGAAACATTAGAATATTTAAAAGAAGAAATTGGAGCACCTAGGTATGTAAGATGTGATAATGGTCCTGAGTTTATCTCAAAAACATTTATGAACTGGTGTAAAAAGAACTTTATAGAAATTAAATACACACAACCAGGTAAACCAATGCAAAATGGATATATAGAACGTTTTAATCGCTTCTTTAGAGAAGATATACTAGATGCTTATTATTTTAATGATAGCTACCAACTTCAAAAGATAAGTAATCAATGGAGAGAAGATTACAACTTTAAGCATCCACATCAATCTTTAGGTAACAAATCACCTAAAGAATATATGCCTAGATTTGATGAAGAATTTAAATTCTTCATCAAATCTGACCTAAATAACGTGAGTTCGGGATAGTTTATCCTATTCTTTGTAAGTTATCGATATTGATATTAGGTTTAGTTGGATAAAACGAATAAGCGATTAACCCTGCGACTAAATTTAAGATAAAGTTATCGAAGCTTCTGTGTCTTGTGTGCTCTATTTGACATACGTTTTTCAAAATATCATTCACACTTTCAATAACAGCCCTTTTTCTAAGCATAATTTTATCATAGATATGCATAAGAGTATTTTTCATATTCTTTCTAATTTTTGTAACCAAATGTATTCCATCTACAAAAAGCTGTTCAAACAGTTCTTTACCTACATACCCTCTGTCGGCAAATATTTTTCCGAACACACGATTATGAAAGGCTTTATCTTTAAGTGGTTGCCTGTCATCTATATTACCTTGCGTAATTAAAAAGTCAACGATATCGCCCTTTTCATTAATAATAATATGAAGTTTAAAACCAAAGAACCACCCCATGGTTCCTTTCCTTTTTTTGCGGTGTTTTTAAAAACTTTGTTCTGCTTTTCTCTTTTATAATGACATACTTTAATAGTGGTAGAATCTAAAAAGGAGATCCCTGTACATTGACCTAAACAGTGCATTTGAAGAAACAGTATCATAGGCACTGAACAACGCTTTTTCAGGCACTTTCATAAAATAGAAATCCCTTGTTTTTACAGGGGATTTGTTGTACCTTATCTTCAAAACAAACCCCGAAAATCACCTAAAAAGGCAAAAAACGGGGTTTTCACATTACTTAATTATGAAAATACGAAGAATTTCTGAAATGCAACACCGTATTTCAATTTTTTCCCCTAAGCGAGAATTATGATGCTCATTATGCACGTTTTTTAGAGGGAGATTTAGGCAAAATCCATGCTGCTATTCCTTGGGATGATTTGGTAAATACTTTTGGTATCCACGAACAATCAACAGGGCGAAACTATCTTTTTAGTCCTAAAGGGAGGCTTGGTTTAATGTTTTTGAAGCATTACGCTAATTGTTCAGATAAGAAATTAATAGAGCAATTAAATTCTAATCTTGATTATCAATTTTTTTGTGATATTGAACTAGGATTTGAACGTTTGACCAATTATAAAATAGTAAGTCAAATACGTTGTGAATTATCAGAGAAATTAGAGATTAGTTCAGTTGAAAAAGTTCTTTTTTCTTTTTGGAAAGGTCAAATAGAGAGCGCCAATCAAATAGTTATGGATGCAACTTGTTATGAGAGTGAACTATCTTATCCTAGCATTCAAAAATTACTTTGGCAGTCTGCGCATTGGCTTTATAAACAACTACAAAAAACCTGCTCAGTGTTAGGAGTTAAAATGATTCGAAGTAAGTATTTGAAATGGAAGAAACGGTATCAAGGGTTTAGTAAAATGCGAAGAAAAACCAAATCAAAACGAATCTCATTAACTAGAGCATTATTAAAATTACTATTGAAGTTTATCAATTTTGAAAAAGAACTACAAATCCATTCTAACCTAGAGTTTACCCCACAATATTATAAGAGAATAACTACAATTCAAAAGATTTACGAGCAACAAAAGCATCACTTTGATACAGGAGAGAAAATAAAGGATAGAATTGTGAGTATTCATAAGGATTATATTCGTCCTATTGTCAGGGGAAAAGAAGTAAAACCTGTTGAATTTGGAGCAAAAGTGAACAAAGTTCAAATAGACGGGATTAGTTTTATAGAACACATCAATTTTAATGCTTTTCACGAGGGAAATCGTTTTATACAAACGGTTCAAAAAGTGCAAGGATTAACTCGAAAGAAAGTAAAAATAGCTGGAGCAGATAAAATTTATGCCACCAATAAAAACAGAAAATACTGTAGTTCTAAAGCTATACAAACAGACTTTATTCCTAAGGGGAAAAAATCTAAAAACCACAAAGAAAAACAGAAACTTAGAGCTATTATTTCCAAAGAAAGAGCTACAAGATTAGAAGGGTCTTTTGGTAAGGATAAAGAACATTATCATTTAAAAAAGATAAAGGCTAAAACTAAAAAAAATGAGATTCTTTGGATTTTCTTTGGAATACACACAGGGAACGCACTTGAAATTGGTCGTAGAAAAGCGAGAGAAATAGACAAAAAAACAGCCTAATTTTAAAGCCCAAAAATAAGGTTAATGAGAGAGGTATGTCTTGTCGGATCTTTTTCCTAAAATTTTACCTTGAAGAAACTCAAAAAAGCCACTAAAATCAAAAATCGGGATTAAATTTGTAAAATTCGAATACCGATTTTTCTTAAATCTCAGAAAACAATCTGTTTTCTGAAAGTGCCTTTTCAATTCAACAAATCGGTTATAGGAAACTAAATCTGGAAATTCTTTTGACAAGTGTTTGCTAACATATTCGATATAAAAGTGTTTAAAACACCTAAAACCACTAAAATGGAAAAGCACCATAATTGTGATTATTTCACTTTGGGTGAGTTTAGGCTTTCTTCGTCTAACTATCTTTGAACAGGTTTCTAAAGCATTTTTATCAATAACTTGATTAATTTCGGTACAAAAATCATCAATTAAACAGAAAAATTCAGTAATTTTAAAATCAGAAATCATAGTGGAAAATTTAGTTACACAATTAAAAATCAGTACTTTAATTTACTAAATTTTTCGCTTTTTTTCGTGTAATTAAAAAACTTTTTTATCCCGAACTCACGTTAAATAATAATTATTTGTCGAATTTTAAGGTGTCCTAAAAAGGGGAAGCCTACATTTTAATGAATATGACCATTAAAATATCACAACGAATTCATCAACTCCTGAGTAGAAGATATGGACTACCCAATAAATTTGGTACTAATTTTTAAGCTACATTTTTATTGTTTTTCATTATTAATTCTATTTCCATTTCTACAGGAGCCTTGTAACCTAATTCTGAAAAAAGATTTTTTAAAAAATTATTTTAACCAAATGGAAAGGGCCAAAGAAAAAAATTATGTGTTTATTTCAGAAGATACAAATACTAATGGCTTTAGTAAAAGACATAAAATCAGCTATATAATCAATAAAAAAGAAACTATAGTTTACACAGTACTTGAAGAAAACAATAAAGTCCAATTTTTAGGAGTTATCAGTGTTCCTTAGTATTTTTTTAAAAAAAAGAGATAAAAACCCTAATTAATGAACAATATAAAATACATCACTTCAATAATTCTGTTATGTTATGCTTGTCAAGCAAAAACCTCTTTTTCAGTTAAGAACAACACCTCAAAATTAATTGATAGTATTAAAATTACCAATGGGTATGATTCTTTAACAATAAAAAAGATTGAAAAGAATGAAATTAAAAATTTTAATTTTCAGTTTACAGAGCTTACCCCAAACTATGATGGTACTTTTCGTGTAGATGTGTATCCCCAAAAAAAGAGCACAACATTTGGATATTACACCAATGGAATTCAACCTGATACACATTTCTTTATAGATATAACAGAAAAGACAATTTCTATTGAAGAAAAAATAAGATAAAAAATTAAGAAGACTTTGTAAAACCCCCTATCATTTTCTTTTGATAGGGGGTTCATCAAAAGATTGAAGATGCCAAAAAGTTAGATGACAACCTACCACCACCAAGCCCCAATACCTTAAGCTAACCACCAGATTACAACGAACAATTGGCACTGGTAGTATTAACACAAAACTTGCCAAAGGAGCACTAATAGTAGCGCTTATTAACGATTTAGGTATTAGCGATACTCTGTAGAAAAAGTGGTGGTATACCAACATACCCCAAGCTACCGAAATACGCCTTTTTGTAGATGCTAATAAAGTGAATGGGGTGGTTGGTAACGAAGCGAAAATTTTTGTAGAGAAGGCAGTAAGAGGTTTGTTAGAAAAGACCTTACTGTTTTTGTAAAAATATTAAGGTCTTTTTATAAAAACGTAGGCATGTTTTGAGTAAAACATAGTAGTGCTTTTGAGTTTATTGAATGTAATATTTTATATTAACTGGATTTTAAAATACAAAAAATCCCGAACTCAATAGCTCGGGATTTTTATATTGGTATAATGTTATTTCTTATTGAATTCCGTAGAAAGAACTCATGTTATCTTCAATATCAGACGCTTTTTTAACCGCCTCGTACATTTGAAAAGTTTTGTTCTTTCTTTCGTTAGCGATACGCTTTCTAAAAGTA
It includes:
- a CDS encoding IS3 family transposase; its protein translation is MKYYYKIRREGLKWNRKRVLRVYREMKLSLRRKYKKRLVARIKQPLEVPNVLNECWSMDFMSDAFTDGRKVRIFNVIDDCNREAIAINAGLSYPARAVVETLEYLKEEIGAPRYVRCDNGPEFISKTFMNWCKKNFIEIKYTQPGKPMQNGYIERFNRFFREDILDAYYFNDSYQLQKISNQWREDYNFKHPHQSLGNKSPKEYMPRFDEEFKFFIKSDLNNVSSG
- a CDS encoding transposase, translated to MVNTFGIHEQSTGRNYLFSPKGRLGLMFLKHYANCSDKKLIEQLNSNLDYQFFCDIELGFERLTNYKIVSQIRCELSEKLEISSVEKVLFSFWKGQIESANQIVMDATCYESELSYPSIQKLLWQSAHWLYKQLQKTCSVLGVKMIRSKYLKWKKRYQGFSKMRRKTKSKRISLTRALLKLLLKFINFEKELQIHSNLEFTPQYYKRITTIQKIYEQQKHHFDTGEKIKDRIVSIHKDYIRPIVRGKEVKPVEFGAKVNKVQIDGISFIEHINFNAFHEGNRFIQTVQKVQGLTRKKVKIAGADKIYATNKNRKYCSSKAIQTDFIPKGKKSKNHKEKQKLRAIISKERATRLEGSFGKDKEHYHLKKIKAKTKKNEILWIFFGIHTGNALEIGRRKAREIDKKTA